In one Myripristis murdjan chromosome 5, fMyrMur1.1, whole genome shotgun sequence genomic region, the following are encoded:
- the pxmp4 gene encoding peroxisomal membrane protein 4: MAGAELMKTLLYTINNVLQQEKYKAALAVLKGFRNGAVYGAKIRAPHALVMTFLFRSGSLKDKLKAILNATYTHSRNLAYFVFTYKGLQALQEKIQGKSLPSQSFLAACIGGWLVFGENNNINSQINMYLLSRILFALSRLAVEKGYIPQPKHDPFPMFATLVWGIVLWLFEYHPHTLQPSLQSSMNYLYHDSNVWHDISDFLIFNKPRTVAQE; encoded by the exons ATGGCAGGTGCAGAGCTGATGAAAACTCTCCTGTATACCATTAATAATGTGCTGCAGCAGGAGAAGTACAAAGCAGCTTTGGCAGTTTTGAAAGGATTCAGAAACGGAGCCGT ATATGGGGCCAAAATCAGAGCCCCCCATGCCCTTGTAATGACATTCCTGTTTAGAAGTGGCAG TTTGAAGGACAAACTAAAAGCCATTTTGAATGCCACATACACCCACTCCCGAAACCTGGCGTACTTTGTGTTTACGTACAAAGGACTGCAAGCGTTACAGGAGAAGATCCAAGGGAAGAGTCTGCCATCTCAGTCCTTCCTGGCTGCGTGCATTGGAGGATGGTTAGTGTTTGGGgagaacaacaacatcaacagccaG ATCAACATGTACTTGCTGTCTAGGATCCTGTTTGCCCTGTCTCGGCTGGCAGTAGAGAAAGGATATATCCCCCAGCCTAAGCACGACCCTTTCCCGATGTTTGCCACCCTGGTGTGGGGAATCGTCCTGTGGCTGTTTGAGTACCACCCGCACACCCTGCAGCCCTCTCTGCAGTCCTCGATGAACTATCTGTACCATGACAGCAACGTGTGGCATGATATCTCAGACTTCCTCATTTTTAATAAGCCAAGAACTGTTGCACAAGAATGA